The following proteins are encoded in a genomic region of Cronobacter universalis NCTC 9529:
- a CDS encoding helix-turn-helix domain-containing protein gives MIADTTKAIEATKQLVAAVPLLGGSSSEKDYRDALALVDYLIDHDDENPLIDLLAAKIADYEDNSERFAEFNKEVAEMPVGVALLRTLIDQHKLSYADLKEEIGSKSLVSQILSGQRSLTISHIKALSARFGVKPQWFL, from the coding sequence ATGATCGCCGACACCACTAAAGCTATTGAAGCAACAAAACAACTGGTAGCGGCTGTCCCTCTGCTGGGGGGAAGCTCTTCTGAGAAGGACTACCGTGACGCGCTGGCGCTGGTGGATTACCTGATTGACCACGACGACGAAAACCCGCTGATCGACTTACTGGCAGCCAAAATTGCCGATTACGAAGACAACAGCGAGCGCTTTGCAGAGTTCAACAAAGAAGTTGCAGAAATGCCGGTGGGCGTCGCGCTGCTGCGCACGCTGATTGACCAGCATAAGCTGTCCTACGCCGATCTGAAGGAAGAAATTGGCTCTAAATCGCTGGTCAGCCAGATCCTTTCCGGTCAGCGCTCCCTGACGATCTCGCACATTAAGGCACTTTCCGCTCGCTTTGGCGTTAAGCCGCAATGGTTTCTGTGA
- a CDS encoding type II toxin-antitoxin system HigB family toxin produces the protein MHVISKEPFEQAARLFPNDATAIKALFRLVCETDFKSPDELRAAVPSLDNFKYRNKWWVLDVGGNNLRVIAYINFVNKRFYVKHIATHAEYDKLTRYYRENKE, from the coding sequence ATGCACGTCATTTCCAAAGAGCCATTTGAACAAGCGGCACGGCTCTTTCCAAACGACGCCACAGCCATAAAGGCGCTGTTTCGCCTGGTATGCGAAACAGATTTTAAATCGCCTGATGAACTTCGCGCCGCCGTGCCAAGTCTGGACAATTTTAAGTACCGTAACAAATGGTGGGTGTTAGATGTGGGTGGCAACAACCTGAGGGTTATCGCCTACATCAATTTCGTGAATAAACGCTTCTACGTGAAGCATATCGCTACCCACGCCGAATACGATAAGCTGACTCGCTACTATCGGGAGAACAAAGAATGA
- a CDS encoding GNAT family protein: MQFKNFVGNLAGWQPCDAARYARIYDQFGGSVCCHPDVLQFLSREQNLTLRYFALKEGDDDAGACFSVNGKCSLQHQHFPVVFDDVLFPLRPNKRAYLPVTNKRLSPQHKGLFINTLYSGRLKHKVAWIKENISKTSEKKRRKEFEKFCAMGGVVRDANSFSSEELAAIYIELFTLRWQGKIYCFKYDDLVRTFDALRHLIFGSVLFLNARPCAFDIIFMCSSPEWIYFDDINGGYDPQYTTLNLGSILLWLNTSNARALCARENKALRFSLGIYKAFWSYKKQWCDIIPLGRTIF, from the coding sequence ATGCAGTTTAAAAATTTCGTCGGTAATCTGGCTGGCTGGCAACCCTGCGATGCAGCCCGTTACGCGCGTATTTATGATCAATTCGGCGGCTCAGTGTGCTGTCACCCGGATGTGCTGCAATTTTTAAGCCGTGAGCAGAATCTGACGCTGCGTTATTTCGCGCTGAAAGAGGGTGACGACGACGCAGGCGCCTGCTTTTCCGTAAACGGAAAGTGCAGCTTGCAGCACCAACATTTTCCTGTCGTCTTCGATGATGTCTTATTCCCCCTGCGCCCAAATAAACGCGCCTACCTGCCGGTGACCAATAAACGGCTCTCCCCGCAGCATAAAGGCCTGTTTATTAATACGCTTTACTCCGGGCGTCTTAAGCACAAAGTCGCCTGGATCAAAGAGAACATCTCGAAGACATCGGAGAAAAAACGCCGCAAGGAGTTTGAGAAATTCTGCGCCATGGGCGGCGTGGTGCGGGACGCGAACAGTTTTTCCTCAGAAGAGTTAGCAGCGATATATATCGAGCTTTTCACCCTGCGCTGGCAGGGAAAAATTTACTGCTTTAAATATGACGATCTGGTCCGCACCTTTGACGCACTTCGGCACCTGATTTTTGGCAGCGTGCTGTTTCTCAATGCGCGCCCGTGCGCGTTCGATATTATTTTTATGTGCAGCAGCCCTGAGTGGATCTATTTCGATGATATTAACGGCGGCTACGATCCGCAGTACACCACGCTCAATCTGGGCAGTATTCTGTTATGGCTGAATACAAGCAACGCCCGCGCGCTGTGCGCCAGAGAAAATAAGGCGCTGCGTTTTTCGCTCGGGATCTATAAAGCGTTCTGGAGCTATAAAAAACAGTGGTGCGATATTATCCCGCTCGGCAGAACCATTTTCTGA
- a CDS encoding VOC family protein produces the protein MITADMSILYVENVLKSAEFYSTLLGCEPVEKQPTFALFVLENGFKLGLWSCYTVEPVVNQRAPVPAGEIVFKVQARDEVEHFYMLWCMERQATAIQSPVELDFGYTFAAMDPDGHRLRVCYLNPER, from the coding sequence ATGATTACTGCCGATATGTCTATTCTCTATGTTGAGAACGTCCTTAAGAGCGCTGAGTTTTATTCCACGCTGCTCGGCTGCGAGCCGGTTGAGAAACAGCCTACGTTCGCGTTATTCGTGCTGGAGAACGGTTTTAAACTGGGGCTGTGGTCCTGCTATACGGTTGAGCCGGTCGTGAATCAGCGTGCGCCGGTGCCAGCGGGTGAAATCGTCTTTAAGGTGCAGGCGCGGGACGAGGTCGAACATTTTTATATGCTGTGGTGCATGGAGCGTCAGGCGACGGCGATCCAGAGCCCCGTGGAACTCGATTTCGGCTATACCTTCGCGGCGATGGACCCGGACGGTCACCGTCTGCGCGTCTGCTACCTTAATCCGGAACGGTAA
- a CDS encoding helix-turn-helix transcriptional regulator, whose translation MTRTQRLLELLQLLRSHRYPVTAATLAERLDVSVRSIYRDIETLKMQGVEIEGSAGIGYILQSDYHLPPLMFDAHEVDALILGLHWVMRHTDPQLEAAARNAVAKIHAILPEHLAQQINYPSLMVAPPGNEGSLRFLADIRSAIHQRRKLELVYTDKDGAASSRLVWPIALGFFDAVRMLACWCELRQAFRHFRIDRMQQVTISEQSCPQSRYKLLKEWKSAEGIVQAKTY comes from the coding sequence ATGACCCGGACACAACGGCTTTTAGAACTGCTCCAGCTTCTGCGATCCCACCGTTACCCGGTGACGGCGGCGACGCTTGCGGAGCGGCTTGATGTCAGCGTGCGTAGTATTTATCGCGATATTGAAACGCTGAAAATGCAGGGTGTGGAGATCGAGGGCAGCGCGGGGATCGGTTATATTCTGCAATCCGATTACCACCTGCCGCCGCTAATGTTCGATGCCCATGAAGTTGACGCGCTGATACTCGGCCTGCACTGGGTGATGCGCCATACCGACCCGCAGCTGGAAGCCGCGGCCCGCAACGCGGTGGCGAAAATTCACGCCATTCTTCCTGAGCATCTCGCGCAGCAGATCAACTACCCGTCGCTGATGGTGGCCCCGCCCGGCAATGAGGGCAGCCTGCGGTTTCTGGCGGATATTCGCAGCGCTATTCATCAGCGCAGAAAGCTTGAGCTGGTGTATACCGATAAAGACGGCGCCGCGTCGTCGCGCCTGGTGTGGCCCATTGCCCTGGGTTTTTTTGACGCGGTCAGGATGCTGGCGTGCTGGTGCGAGCTGCGCCAGGCGTTCCGCCATTTTCGCATCGACCGCATGCAACAGGTGACCATCAGCGAGCAATCGTGTCCGCAATCGCGCTATAAGCTGCTGAAAGAGTGGAAGAGCGCGGAAGGGATTGTGCAGGCAAAAACCTACTGA
- a CDS encoding carbapenem self-resistance protein CarG family protein: MKLSALFIASLLTAGCAHAGQAVPVALKDGPNTLDINQDGANDLIFSATYDNNTSHPSSTLTVYIQKDHAWLIVPVPDDDGFTWSDFRLSASTTKISGYEPYQVNHIFYLVRAVKIADSSESTDLTDATKVKFTRYRIASNTADPGVAAFFWQPSGSYVTDAAYGDVDDAFRTLNMDKFL, from the coding sequence ATGAAACTGAGCGCGCTGTTTATTGCTTCGCTGCTGACGGCGGGCTGCGCCCATGCCGGACAGGCTGTTCCCGTGGCGCTGAAGGATGGGCCGAACACGCTGGATATCAATCAGGATGGCGCGAACGATCTTATTTTCAGCGCCACCTATGACAATAATACCTCCCACCCCAGCAGCACCCTCACGGTTTATATCCAGAAAGACCACGCCTGGCTGATTGTCCCGGTGCCGGATGACGATGGTTTTACCTGGAGCGATTTCCGGCTTTCCGCGTCGACCACAAAAATCAGCGGCTATGAACCGTATCAGGTTAATCATATTTTCTATCTGGTCCGGGCGGTGAAAATCGCGGACTCCTCAGAAAGTACGGACTTAACCGATGCCACGAAAGTAAAATTTACGCGCTACCGGATAGCCAGTAATACCGCCGACCCTGGCGTCGCGGCCTTTTTCTGGCAGCCGTCCGGCAGTTACGTGACGGACGCCGCTTACGGCGATGTGGACGACGCCTTTCGCACGCTGAATATGGATAAGTTTCTGTGA
- the cpa gene encoding omptin family outer membrane protease Cpa, with product MNKKRIIVAMIAVSGPANAASSVMTMPDFSARSVAVSTSMGMLAGESKEFVYDASTGRKISQLNWKIKNNLILKGDVSWDAWSFLTLNARGWTTLSSGNGHMEDYDWQREDQSHWTDRSRHPDTDLNYANEYDLNLKGWVLKGDDYKVGVMAGYQQTRFSWTAYGGSFNYDNGNDVGSFPNGARGIGYQQKYSMPYIGLTGQYRYQDVEVNAHFKFSDWVTAKDNDEHYMRDLTFREKSDDARYYGLAVDAGYYVLPNTKLFAEFTYNRYKEGKSGTQMLDNAAGTSFSDNGDAAGLQNKNYTITAGLQYRF from the coding sequence ATGAATAAGAAACGTATTATCGTGGCGATGATAGCTGTCTCCGGCCCGGCGAATGCCGCTTCTTCTGTGATGACGATGCCGGATTTTTCTGCGCGAAGCGTGGCTGTCTCCACCTCAATGGGGATGCTGGCTGGAGAATCAAAAGAATTTGTCTACGACGCCAGCACCGGTCGTAAAATCAGCCAGCTGAACTGGAAAATTAAAAACAATCTTATCCTCAAGGGCGATGTCTCCTGGGATGCATGGTCTTTTCTGACGCTTAACGCGCGCGGGTGGACAACCCTGAGTTCTGGTAACGGGCATATGGAAGATTATGACTGGCAAAGAGAGGATCAGTCTCACTGGACCGACCGTTCGCGCCATCCTGATACCGATCTGAATTATGCCAATGAATATGACTTAAACCTGAAAGGCTGGGTACTGAAAGGGGATGATTATAAAGTCGGCGTTATGGCCGGTTATCAGCAAACTCGCTTTAGCTGGACCGCCTACGGCGGCTCCTTTAATTATGATAATGGCAATGATGTCGGCAGCTTCCCGAACGGTGCTCGCGGTATCGGTTACCAGCAGAAATACAGCATGCCATATATTGGCCTGACCGGTCAGTATCGCTATCAGGACGTTGAAGTGAACGCGCATTTTAAATTCAGCGACTGGGTGACCGCGAAGGATAACGACGAGCATTATATGCGCGATCTGACGTTCCGTGAGAAATCTGACGACGCCCGTTACTATGGCCTCGCGGTTGATGCCGGGTATTATGTGCTCCCGAATACGAAACTTTTCGCTGAATTCACCTATAACCGCTATAAGGAAGGGAAAAGCGGGACGCAGATGCTTGATAACGCTGCCGGAACGTCTTTCTCGGATAATGGCGATGCCGCCGGCCTGCAAAACAAAAACTATACAATTACCGCAGGTCTTCAGTACCGTTTCTGA
- a CDS encoding MFS transporter: MRAEVTLPVGQQNRNIFRLATAQALAGANSVVFYATGAIVGDAMAPDQALATLPLTIFVVGMAALILPFGALARRYGRRAAFMAGTSTGVLTGLTAAFAVVLGSFWLFCFAGFMSGAYAAVAVSFRFAATDGVAGERRARALSLVMGGGVAAGIVGPMLVNGTMDLWPPYTFAATYLAQALVAAVSAAVLWGVKAPDPVAAELQVRGRPLREIVRQPGFSRTVFSGAVAYMVMNFLMTATPLSMHMHGLSLQDANLGIQWHVIAMYAPGFFTGKLITRFGASRIAAVGLAISALSVAAGLAGTAVGHYWLLLILLGIGWNFGFTGASAQILDYHRPEEKNRVQSLNDFVVFGVMIVGSFSSGALLTLVGWNAVLWCSLVPLLVAMMALMAEKRRAAASLNG; encoded by the coding sequence ATGCGTGCGGAAGTCACCCTGCCTGTCGGGCAGCAGAACAGGAATATTTTTCGGCTGGCGACGGCCCAGGCGCTCGCGGGCGCGAACTCGGTGGTATTTTACGCGACCGGGGCGATTGTCGGCGACGCGATGGCGCCGGATCAGGCGCTGGCGACGCTGCCGCTGACGATTTTCGTTGTCGGGATGGCGGCGCTGATCCTGCCTTTTGGCGCGCTTGCCCGCCGCTATGGCCGCCGCGCGGCGTTTATGGCGGGCACCAGTACCGGCGTGCTGACCGGGCTGACGGCGGCGTTTGCCGTGGTGCTGGGTTCGTTCTGGTTGTTTTGCTTCGCCGGATTTATGAGCGGCGCGTATGCCGCCGTCGCGGTTTCATTTCGCTTTGCGGCCACTGATGGCGTAGCGGGCGAACGGCGGGCGCGGGCGCTGTCGCTGGTCATGGGCGGCGGCGTGGCGGCTGGCATTGTCGGACCCATGCTGGTCAACGGCACGATGGATCTCTGGCCGCCCTATACCTTTGCCGCCACGTACCTTGCGCAGGCGCTGGTGGCGGCGGTGTCCGCGGCGGTGCTCTGGGGCGTGAAAGCGCCCGATCCGGTCGCGGCTGAGCTCCAGGTGCGCGGCCGACCGCTTCGGGAGATTGTGCGCCAGCCGGGCTTCAGCCGCACCGTGTTCAGCGGCGCGGTGGCGTATATGGTGATGAACTTCCTGATGACCGCCACCCCGCTGTCGATGCATATGCATGGCCTTTCACTCCAGGATGCGAATCTGGGCATCCAGTGGCATGTAATCGCGATGTACGCGCCGGGTTTCTTTACCGGCAAGCTGATTACCCGTTTTGGCGCCTCGCGCATCGCGGCGGTGGGCCTGGCGATCTCGGCGCTTTCTGTCGCGGCGGGCCTCGCCGGAACGGCGGTCGGGCACTACTGGCTGCTGCTGATTTTACTCGGTATCGGCTGGAACTTCGGTTTTACCGGCGCGTCGGCGCAAATCCTCGATTACCATCGTCCGGAAGAGAAAAACCGCGTGCAGTCGCTGAATGATTTTGTGGTGTTCGGCGTGATGATCGTGGGCTCGTTCTCTTCCGGCGCGCTGCTGACGCTGGTGGGCTGGAACGCCGTGCTGTGGTGCTCGCTGGTTCCTCTGCTCGTCGCCATGATGGCGCTGATGGCTGAAAAACGGCGCGCCGCGGCCTCATTAAACGGTTAA
- a CDS encoding GNAT family N-acetyltransferase, which translates to MFAETARLRLRPVTESDVDDLFRIYGDPATNTFNPAGPYLNRAHAEGVMERWLTHWQAYGFGNWRIALTTAPDETIGFGGLSIRRYADAEINNLGYRFATQAWGQGLATEFARFAVRYGFEDLALEAVSAVVRSNHLASRKVLTHAGLRYVREIHDVDNAPPSLLYTLTRGDWHAW; encoded by the coding sequence ATGTTTGCAGAGACGGCGCGTCTGCGGCTGCGGCCGGTCACAGAGAGCGATGTGGACGATTTATTCCGGATTTACGGCGATCCGGCGACCAATACGTTTAACCCGGCGGGGCCATACCTGAACCGCGCGCACGCGGAAGGTGTGATGGAGCGCTGGCTGACGCACTGGCAGGCATATGGTTTTGGGAACTGGCGCATCGCGTTAACCACCGCGCCCGATGAGACCATCGGTTTTGGCGGGCTGAGCATCCGCCGCTATGCGGACGCGGAGATTAATAATCTCGGCTACCGTTTTGCGACGCAGGCGTGGGGACAGGGGCTGGCCACAGAGTTCGCCCGCTTCGCCGTTCGCTATGGGTTTGAAGATCTGGCGCTTGAGGCAGTCTCTGCGGTAGTGCGCAGCAATCACCTGGCGTCGCGCAAAGTGCTGACCCACGCAGGGTTGCGCTACGTGCGTGAGATCCATGACGTCGATAACGCGCCGCCGAGCCTGCTGTACACCCTGACTCGCGGCGACTGGCACGCATGGTAA
- a CDS encoding ParB/Srx family N-terminal domain-containing protein: MTHYWWKDLHDRNDAWLGLALTVKGETPSGLALEMLSGHHGRMALQLRGETLFWASMLKDYSGVWLVTNREHPDQLNLLPPVRSEDIEAIKRKGDAAWTGEWCRYFARQLMDSPAPLLAPRDWLLRPMLPAKRHSSYLRNTTPDIDQWYFKTPPSAGDWGVDWALYGEDFRSLTDPEYVRLVDWWWGGHLLMGRYPIDPHAGRLKWWRKKCREGALPPVLVWYVAGLASYVVLDGHYRLHAAMEEGIPPSFLVLSEYAEREFPADEAQRERVQRALALQQANNPGCNIDGINQTLINLWDRRYLYAETHSRATLGNGEGWAREVTAYLRRHGQTAYLENVLNGTENPVDDAG; this comes from the coding sequence ATGACACACTACTGGTGGAAAGATTTACACGATCGTAACGACGCCTGGCTGGGGCTTGCGCTGACGGTAAAGGGCGAAACGCCCTCAGGCCTGGCGCTGGAGATGCTGAGCGGACATCACGGACGCATGGCATTACAGCTGCGCGGCGAAACGCTTTTCTGGGCCTCGATGCTGAAAGATTATTCCGGCGTCTGGCTCGTTACCAACCGTGAACATCCCGATCAACTCAATCTGCTGCCGCCGGTGCGCTCCGAAGACATTGAAGCCATAAAACGTAAGGGCGACGCCGCCTGGACGGGCGAGTGGTGCCGCTATTTCGCGCGGCAATTGATGGATTCTCCCGCGCCGCTGCTGGCGCCGCGCGACTGGCTGTTACGCCCGATGCTGCCCGCGAAACGCCACTCGTCATACCTGCGCAACACCACGCCCGACATCGACCAGTGGTATTTCAAAACGCCCCCCAGCGCAGGCGACTGGGGTGTGGACTGGGCGCTTTACGGCGAAGATTTTCGCTCGCTCACCGACCCGGAATACGTCCGGCTGGTGGACTGGTGGTGGGGCGGTCATCTGCTGATGGGCCGTTACCCGATTGACCCGCACGCCGGGCGCCTTAAGTGGTGGCGTAAAAAATGCCGCGAGGGCGCGCTGCCGCCGGTGCTGGTCTGGTATGTCGCCGGGCTGGCGTCCTATGTGGTGCTGGATGGCCATTACCGTCTGCACGCCGCGATGGAAGAGGGCATCCCGCCGTCATTCCTGGTGCTGAGCGAATACGCCGAGCGGGAGTTCCCGGCGGACGAGGCTCAGCGCGAGCGGGTGCAGCGGGCGCTGGCGTTGCAGCAGGCGAACAATCCGGGCTGCAATATTGATGGCATTAACCAGACGTTAATTAATCTGTGGGACCGGCGTTACCTTTACGCTGAAACGCACAGCCGCGCCACGCTTGGCAACGGCGAAGGCTGGGCGCGTGAGGTCACGGCTTACCTGCGCCGTCACGGGCAGACGGCGTATCTGGAGAATGTCCTTAACGGCACGGAAAACCCGGTCGACGACGCCGGATAA
- a CDS encoding COG4705 family protein produces the protein MQNTTSALSKVPAVTAAFWLTKIAATTLGETGGDAVTMSMDLGYLTGTLIFAAIFLAAVVVQIRHHSFNKWIYWFTVVATTTVGTTLADFADRSLGIGYLGGTVLLSSLLVLSLLVWRVTCGTIAVDSVNSVRTESFYWVTIMFSQTLGTALGDWTADSEGFGYDGGILLFVGALAVIWLASRFTSISRTVLFWAAFILTRPLGAVVGDFLDKPIAKGGLELSRYGASLTLIGLILVCLWVFPHRAALKKRAPVF, from the coding sequence ATGCAAAACACTACCTCTGCGCTCAGCAAAGTTCCTGCCGTCACCGCCGCGTTCTGGCTGACGAAAATCGCCGCGACCACGCTGGGTGAAACCGGCGGCGACGCGGTCACGATGTCGATGGATCTCGGTTATCTCACCGGCACGCTCATCTTCGCGGCGATCTTCCTCGCGGCGGTGGTCGTGCAGATCCGCCATCACAGCTTTAATAAGTGGATCTACTGGTTCACGGTGGTCGCCACCACGACGGTCGGCACCACGCTTGCGGATTTCGCCGACCGCTCATTAGGTATCGGTTATCTCGGCGGTACAGTGCTGTTGAGTAGTCTGCTGGTGCTTTCGCTTCTGGTCTGGCGGGTAACATGCGGCACCATTGCCGTGGATTCGGTAAACAGCGTGCGTACCGAAAGCTTCTACTGGGTGACGATTATGTTCTCCCAGACGCTCGGCACGGCGCTCGGCGACTGGACGGCAGACAGCGAAGGCTTCGGTTATGACGGCGGCATCCTGCTGTTCGTTGGCGCACTGGCGGTTATCTGGCTGGCGAGCCGCTTTACCTCGATTTCGCGCACCGTGTTGTTCTGGGCGGCGTTTATCCTCACCCGTCCGCTCGGCGCGGTGGTGGGCGATTTTCTCGATAAACCCATCGCCAAAGGCGGCCTTGAGCTCAGCCGTTACGGCGCATCCCTTACACTGATCGGTCTTATCCTGGTTTGCCTGTGGGTGTTCCCGCATCGCGCGGCGCTGAAAAAACGCGCGCCGGTATTCTGA
- a CDS encoding zinc ABC transporter substrate-binding protein → MHTLTPKVEAELIDKESNKIPVKKNEIYIKMLSLSLPYIRNIQSLDVKDKGRDISCFFEAELVHNLMHSLLVAEFTEHDIWFLNNQAKYYCEKCTADISPNYSQQVEYIKKLFNIVPDSLKPKLYWKGPS, encoded by the coding sequence ATGCACACGTTAACTCCTAAAGTGGAAGCTGAGTTAATAGATAAGGAATCAAATAAAATACCTGTGAAAAAAAACGAGATATATATAAAGATGCTATCACTCTCTCTTCCCTATATTAGAAACATCCAGTCTTTGGATGTGAAAGATAAAGGTCGAGATATATCATGTTTTTTTGAGGCTGAATTGGTGCATAATCTAATGCATTCGCTCCTTGTCGCAGAATTCACTGAACATGATATATGGTTTTTAAATAATCAAGCTAAATATTATTGTGAAAAATGCACTGCAGATATATCTCCTAATTATAGCCAGCAGGTTGAATATATTAAAAAATTGTTTAATATAGTGCCTGATAGCTTAAAACCTAAACTATACTGGAAAGGTCCTTCATAA